From Selenomonas ruminantium AC2024, a single genomic window includes:
- the speE gene encoding polyamine aminopropyltransferase, whose translation MEIWFSQMDTENVKTSVRVDKQLFSKQSEYQRIDVFESREFGRMIVLDGEIIFSEADEFIYNEMVVHVPMAVHPNVKNVLIIGGGDGGVAKVLTQYPEIESIDVVEPDEMFIEVSREFFPETAKGFDDDRVKITNMDGLRFLRRCRDKYDLIINDSTDPFGHTEGLFTREFYGNCYRALHDDGIMVYQHGSPFYDEDEAAFRAMHRKAYQSFPVSRVYQAGIPTCPAGLWMFGFASKKYHPLKDFDDKRWNARGLKTWYYTTHLHKGAFMLPKYVEDILSEEEVRK comes from the coding sequence ATGGAAATATGGTTTTCCCAGATGGATACGGAAAATGTCAAAACCTCTGTGCGGGTGGATAAACAGCTTTTTTCCAAGCAGAGTGAATATCAGCGTATTGATGTGTTTGAATCGCGTGAATTTGGCAGGATGATTGTGCTCGATGGCGAAATTATCTTTTCGGAGGCAGATGAATTCATCTACAACGAAATGGTGGTGCATGTGCCGATGGCCGTTCATCCCAACGTAAAAAATGTGCTGATTATCGGCGGCGGCGACGGCGGTGTAGCCAAAGTCCTGACCCAGTACCCCGAGATTGAGTCCATTGATGTGGTGGAGCCGGACGAAATGTTCATCGAGGTTTCGCGGGAGTTTTTCCCCGAGACGGCCAAGGGCTTTGATGATGACCGGGTGAAGATTACGAACATGGACGGCCTGCGCTTTTTGCGGCGCTGCCGGGATAAGTACGACCTCATCATCAACGATTCGACAGACCCCTTTGGCCATACGGAAGGGCTGTTTACGCGCGAGTTTTATGGCAACTGTTATCGTGCCCTGCATGATGACGGTATTATGGTCTATCAGCATGGCAGCCCGTTTTATGATGAGGATGAGGCGGCGTTCCGCGCCATGCACCGCAAGGCTTATCAGAGCTTTCCTGTGAGCCGCGTTTATCAGGCGGGAATCCCGACCTGCCCCGCGGGGCTTTGGATGTTTGGTTTTGCGTCCAAGAAATATCATCCGTTGAAGGATTTTGATGACAAGCGGTGGAACGCGCGCGGACTCAAAACCTGGTATTATACGACCCATCTGCATAAGGGTGCTTTTATGCTGCCCAAATATGTTGAGGATATTCTTTCAGAGGAGGAAGTAAGAAAATGA
- the dinB gene encoding DNA polymerase IV, with protein MKRVIIHVDMDAFFASVEIRDNPKLKNRPVVIGAMPHERGVVSTCNYIARKFGVHSAMNIKEAYRLCPQAVFMHGDYEKYRRISEELHHIWETYADVTEYIACDEGYLDVTRSVKNFHSPEELGLLIKARVKAETGLTCSVGIGYSKSAAKMASEEKKPDGFFVIPDRESYCELISERDIRVIFGIGRRTAEKLNSYGIYKVKDIIAKSKQVLEMLGPKHGSFILNSALGMDERPVVHYDAADAKSLSREMTFQKDQRNFAFLQDVLLIFARNVDERLKKRGLYGRTVTLKITYGDMKSITRSQACESTDDGYEIYKIAVELLRKVKRQPVRLIGLGMQNLSKDYIRQLSFADLQDKKQASGMEQGIGQLEQRYGVDLSLEKMHSALGYLYQVVEEMAARP; from the coding sequence ATGAAGCGGGTCATCATACATGTGGATATGGATGCATTTTTTGCTTCTGTGGAAATCCGGGACAATCCCAAACTGAAGAACAGGCCGGTTGTTATCGGCGCTATGCCCCATGAACGCGGTGTTGTCTCCACCTGCAATTACATTGCCCGAAAGTTTGGCGTCCACTCGGCTATGAATATCAAGGAGGCATACCGGCTTTGCCCGCAGGCGGTCTTTATGCACGGCGACTATGAAAAATACCGCCGAATATCCGAGGAACTTCATCACATCTGGGAAACCTACGCAGATGTCACGGAGTATATTGCCTGTGATGAAGGTTATCTGGATGTTACCCGTTCCGTAAAGAATTTTCATAGTCCCGAGGAACTGGGCCTTTTGATAAAAGCCCGGGTAAAAGCTGAGACGGGACTGACCTGCTCTGTGGGGATTGGCTATTCCAAGTCGGCGGCGAAGATGGCCAGTGAGGAGAAAAAGCCGGACGGCTTTTTTGTGATTCCTGACCGGGAGTCGTATTGCGAGCTGATTAGCGAGCGGGATATCCGTGTGATTTTTGGCATTGGCAGGCGCACGGCAGAAAAATTAAATAGCTATGGCATTTATAAGGTCAAAGACATCATCGCCAAGTCAAAACAGGTGCTGGAAATGTTGGGGCCAAAACACGGCAGCTTTATCCTCAATTCTGCGTTAGGCATGGATGAACGGCCGGTGGTTCATTATGATGCCGCCGATGCCAAGTCATTGAGCCGGGAAATGACCTTTCAGAAGGACCAGCGGAATTTCGCCTTTTTGCAGGATGTGCTGCTGATTTTTGCCCGCAATGTGGACGAGCGGCTCAAGAAGCGGGGACTTTACGGCCGGACGGTAACGCTCAAGATTACCTATGGGGATATGAAATCCATTACCCGTTCCCAGGCCTGCGAAAGTACCGATGACGGCTATGAGATTTACAAAATTGCGGTGGAATTGCTGCGAAAGGTAAAACGCCAGCCGGTGCGCCTCATAGGTCTGGGCATGCAGAATCTCAGCAAGGACTATATCCGCCAGCTCTCGTTTGCCGATTTGCAGGACAAGAAACAGGCGAGCGGCATGGAGCAGGGGATAGGCCAGCTTGAACAGCGCTATGGCGTGGACTTGTCCTTGGAAAAAATGCATTCCGCCCTGGGCTATCTCTATCAGGTGGTGGAGGAGATGGCGGCGCGGCCCTGA
- a CDS encoding saccharopine dehydrogenase family protein: protein MSRLMIIGCGGVASVAIHKVCQNDEVFDELMIASRTVSKCDALKEKLQGQTKTKITTAQIDADDVEALTKLIKEYKPDAVLNVALPYQDLTIMDACLAAGVDYIDTANYEPEDTEDPEWRKIYEKRCKDLGFSAYFDYSWQWAYEDKFKNAGLTALLGTGFDPGVTSVFAAYAKKHYFDTIDTIDILDCNGGDHGYPFATNFNPEINLREVSAPGSYMENGKWIEIPAMSIKREYDFEGVGKKDMYLLHHEEIEALGRNMPEVKRIRFFMTFGQSYLDHMRCLENVGMLSTTPINYNGQEIVPIQFLKALLPDPASLGPRTKGKTNIGCIFTGKKDGKERSIYIYNVCDHQECYKEVGSQAISYTTGVPAMIGAMLVATGQWKKPGVFTTDEFDPDPYMEALNKWGLPWKVEENPVLVD from the coding sequence ATGAGCAGATTAATGATTATCGGCTGCGGCGGCGTTGCCAGTGTAGCCATCCATAAGGTATGTCAGAATGATGAGGTATTCGACGAACTTATGATTGCCAGCCGCACGGTTTCCAAGTGCGATGCCTTGAAGGAAAAACTGCAGGGCCAGACGAAGACGAAAATCACCACGGCGCAGATTGACGCCGATGATGTGGAGGCTCTGACCAAGCTGATTAAAGAATATAAGCCGGATGCTGTGCTCAACGTAGCCCTGCCCTATCAGGATTTGACCATTATGGATGCCTGCCTGGCTGCCGGCGTGGATTATATCGACACGGCAAACTACGAGCCGGAAGATACGGAAGACCCGGAATGGCGTAAGATTTACGAAAAGCGCTGTAAGGATTTGGGCTTTTCCGCCTACTTTGACTATTCCTGGCAGTGGGCTTATGAGGATAAGTTCAAGAATGCGGGCCTGACGGCGCTTTTGGGCACAGGTTTTGACCCGGGCGTAACCTCCGTATTTGCCGCTTATGCCAAGAAACATTACTTCGATACCATCGACACCATTGATATCCTCGATTGCAATGGCGGCGACCATGGTTATCCCTTTGCCACGAACTTCAACCCCGAAATCAACCTGCGCGAGGTTTCCGCCCCCGGCTCCTATATGGAAAACGGCAAGTGGATTGAGATTCCGGCCATGAGCATCAAGCGCGAGTATGATTTCGAGGGTGTGGGCAAGAAGGATATGTACCTGCTGCACCATGAGGAAATCGAGGCTTTGGGCCGCAATATGCCCGAGGTCAAGCGCATTCGCTTCTTTATGACCTTTGGCCAGAGCTATCTCGACCATATGCGCTGCCTGGAAAATGTGGGCATGCTCTCCACGACACCGATTAACTACAACGGTCAGGAAATCGTGCCGATTCAGTTCCTCAAAGCCCTGCTGCCCGACCCGGCATCCCTTGGCCCGCGCACGAAGGGCAAGACGAATATCGGCTGCATCTTTACGGGCAAGAAGGATGGCAAGGAGCGCTCCATCTACATTTACAATGTCTGCGACCATCAGGAATGCTATAAGGAAGTCGGCTCGCAGGCCATCTCCTATACGACCGGCGTTCCCGCGATGATTGGTGCCATGCTCGTAGCCACGGGCCAGTGGAAAAAGCCCGGCGTATTCACCACGGACGAGTTCGACCCGGACCCGTATATGGAAGCCCTCAACAAATGGGGCCTGCCCTGGAAGGTCGAAGAAAATCCGGTGCTGGTGGACTAA
- a CDS encoding aminotransferase class I/II-fold pyridoxal phosphate-dependent enzyme — MDRISQHTAPVYEAMLELRKRRVVPFDVPGHKRGRGNPELVDFLGEKCVGVDVNSMKMLDNLSHPVSVIKEAEELTADAFGAQKAFFMVHGTTSAVQAMVLATVRAGEEILLPRNVHKSVINALVLCGGIPVYVPVRVNHQIGIATGMALSDVERAIREHPQAKAIFVNNPTYYGIASDLKGIVDIAHKAGMKVLVDEAHGTHLYFGDNLPISGMAAGADLAAVSMHKSGGSLTQSSIMLCGKGVDAEYVQQIINLTQTTSASYLLISSLDLSRRNLALHGRESFEKVSSMAEYARAEINEIGGFYAYGRELIDGDSVFDFDVTKLSVFTQGIGMTGIEVYDMLRDEYDIQIEFGDIGNILAYISIGDRIRDIERLVGALEDIADRSAAANRKELYCGEFIAPELVMSPRDAFYAQGERMPLEKTVGRIAGEMLMCYPPGIPILTPGERITQEILDYIEYAREKGCSLQGTQDLECREMRILTEI, encoded by the coding sequence ATGGATAGAATCAGTCAACATACGGCCCCTGTATATGAAGCAATGTTAGAACTGCGCAAGCGGCGCGTGGTGCCCTTTGATGTGCCTGGGCATAAGCGGGGGCGGGGCAACCCGGAACTCGTGGATTTTCTGGGCGAAAAATGCGTGGGTGTCGATGTCAATTCCATGAAGATGCTGGATAATTTAAGTCATCCGGTTTCGGTAATCAAGGAAGCGGAGGAACTGACTGCCGATGCCTTTGGCGCGCAGAAAGCGTTTTTTATGGTGCATGGCACCACCTCGGCTGTGCAGGCGATGGTGCTTGCGACGGTGCGGGCGGGGGAGGAAATCCTGTTGCCGCGCAATGTGCATAAGAGCGTCATCAATGCGCTGGTGCTCTGCGGCGGCATTCCGGTTTATGTGCCGGTACGGGTCAATCATCAGATTGGCATTGCCACGGGCATGGCGCTGTCGGATGTGGAGCGGGCCATTCGCGAGCATCCCCAGGCCAAGGCCATCTTTGTCAACAATCCCACTTATTATGGCATCGCTTCCGACCTAAAGGGCATTGTGGATATTGCCCATAAGGCCGGCATGAAAGTGCTCGTGGACGAGGCGCATGGTACCCATCTGTACTTTGGCGATAATCTGCCGATTTCGGGCATGGCGGCCGGAGCGGATTTGGCGGCAGTTTCCATGCATAAATCCGGCGGCAGCCTGACGCAGAGTTCCATTATGCTCTGTGGCAAGGGCGTGGACGCCGAATACGTGCAGCAGATTATCAATCTGACCCAGACGACGAGTGCTTCGTATCTGCTGATTTCCAGCCTTGATTTGTCACGCCGCAATCTGGCCCTGCATGGCCGCGAGTCCTTTGAGAAGGTCAGCTCGATGGCGGAGTATGCCCGTGCGGAAATCAATGAGATTGGCGGCTTTTATGCCTATGGCCGGGAACTTATCGACGGGGACAGCGTATTCGACTTTGATGTGACGAAGCTATCCGTTTTCACCCAGGGCATTGGCATGACGGGCATTGAAGTCTACGATATGCTGCGTGACGAGTACGATATTCAGATTGAATTCGGCGATATCGGCAATATTTTAGCCTATATTTCCATCGGTGACCGCATCCGCGATATCGAGCGGCTGGTGGGTGCTTTGGAAGATATTGCGGATCGTTCGGCGGCCGCGAACCGGAAGGAACTTTACTGCGGGGAATTCATTGCGCCTGAACTCGTGATGAGCCCGCGGGATGCCTTTTATGCTCAGGGAGAACGCATGCCTCTGGAGAAAACCGTAGGACGGATTGCTGGAGAAATGCTTATGTGTTATCCGCCGGGAATACCCATTCTGACACCGGGCGAGCGCATTACCCAGGAGATTCTCGACTATATCGAATACGCCCGGGAAAAGGGCTGCTCCCTGCAGGGAACGCAGGACTTGGAATGCCGGGAAATGCGCATTTTGACGGAAATTTGA
- the mutL gene encoding DNA mismatch repair endonuclease MutL: MTKIHVLDDNTINKIAAGEVVERPASVIKELIENAMDAGATRIEVEIMAGGTSFMRVTDNGKGMSKEDASVAILRHATSKIQEVSDLNSISTMGFRGEALPTIASVSRFTMLTREPGSDLGTKVEISGGKAPDIIEMGCNVGTSIKVEDLFFNTPARKKFLKTNHTEGGKINDFIIKLALSRPDIAFQFINNNKTSVVTPGNGNLYDTVQAIYGGQVADSLLTLNLEDEDLKISGFITKPSMLKSSRTWQTFIVNGRIIQNRAIAKAIDNAYRSLIPKSGFPFTVLKIEVPQRTIDVNVHPQKSEMKFEDESRIFKAVYKSVLDAIRPSSGNLTEVAAVVEKPKVKYSMEPMQFVPASSPAPQVSTSRPAQGSYQPKTIYEAVSRPAVKPAVSFAEAQAKLQQERQVHYQQAERHNEVADGQNIDKSNSDMSNDPSKIDMSTADPSTVEQPMENTGRMIPIGQVDLTYIIAQDLKGLYIIDQHAAHERILFDKLSAMADGIPSQQLLVHQLLTFDRKEAALVEDNKELFAKLGFHLEAAGDFDYRLMEVPADVPVGEAEDIIREILTDLGNMHETTAKEIRQACLATTACRAAIKAGEELNMRQMEILLDELSTTAFPYTCPHGRPTILKFSSEDLAKMFKRTGFGF; this comes from the coding sequence ATGACGAAAATTCATGTGCTTGACGATAACACCATCAACAAAATCGCCGCCGGCGAAGTGGTGGAGCGTCCGGCATCGGTTATCAAAGAACTTATAGAAAACGCCATGGATGCAGGGGCAACCCGCATCGAAGTCGAAATCATGGCAGGCGGCACATCCTTTATGCGGGTGACGGATAACGGCAAGGGCATGAGTAAAGAAGATGCCTCCGTGGCCATCCTGCGCCACGCTACGAGCAAGATTCAGGAAGTGTCGGACCTCAACAGCATTTCCACCATGGGCTTCCGTGGCGAGGCCCTGCCGACGATTGCTTCCGTGTCCCGTTTTACCATGCTGACCCGTGAGCCGGGCAGTGATTTGGGGACGAAAGTGGAAATCAGCGGCGGCAAGGCGCCGGATATTATCGAAATGGGCTGCAATGTGGGCACGAGCATCAAGGTGGAGGATTTGTTCTTCAATACGCCCGCCCGCAAGAAATTCCTCAAGACCAACCATACCGAGGGCGGCAAAATCAACGATTTCATCATCAAGCTGGCGCTGTCCCGTCCCGATATAGCCTTTCAGTTTATCAACAACAATAAGACCTCGGTGGTGACGCCGGGCAACGGCAATCTCTACGATACCGTCCAGGCGATTTACGGCGGGCAGGTGGCGGACTCTTTGCTGACCCTTAACCTGGAGGACGAAGACCTGAAAATTTCGGGTTTTATCACCAAGCCCTCGATGCTCAAAAGTTCCCGCACCTGGCAGACCTTTATCGTCAATGGCCGTATCATTCAGAACCGCGCCATTGCCAAGGCGATTGACAACGCCTACCGCTCGCTGATTCCGAAAAGCGGCTTCCCCTTCACGGTGCTCAAAATCGAAGTGCCGCAGCGCACGATTGATGTCAACGTCCATCCGCAGAAAAGCGAGATGAAGTTCGAGGACGAGAGCCGTATCTTTAAGGCTGTTTATAAGTCGGTCTTAGATGCCATTCGTCCAAGTTCCGGCAATCTGACGGAAGTGGCGGCAGTCGTGGAAAAGCCCAAAGTGAAATACTCGATGGAACCCATGCAGTTTGTACCCGCCAGTTCCCCGGCACCGCAGGTGAGCACGTCACGACCTGCACAGGGAAGTTACCAGCCCAAGACCATTTATGAAGCAGTCAGCCGTCCAGCCGTGAAGCCTGCGGTAAGCTTTGCCGAAGCACAGGCAAAGCTGCAGCAGGAACGGCAGGTACATTATCAGCAGGCCGAGCGCCATAACGAGGTGGCAGATGGTCAAAATATTGACAAGTCAAATTCTGACATGTCAAATGACCCGTCAAAAATTGACATGTCAACTGCTGACCCGTCAACGGTAGAGCAGCCTATGGAAAATACGGGGCGCATGATTCCCATTGGGCAGGTGGACTTGACCTATATCATCGCGCAGGATTTGAAAGGGCTATACATTATCGACCAGCACGCCGCTCATGAGCGCATTCTCTTTGATAAGCTCTCGGCTATGGCCGATGGCATTCCATCCCAGCAGCTTTTGGTGCATCAGCTTTTGACCTTTGACCGCAAAGAAGCGGCCTTGGTGGAGGACAACAAGGAACTCTTTGCCAAATTGGGATTCCATTTGGAGGCGGCAGGCGACTTTGACTACCGCCTGATGGAAGTGCCTGCCGATGTACCCGTGGGAGAGGCCGAGGATATTATCCGGGAAATCCTCACGGATTTGGGCAATATGCATGAGACAACGGCCAAGGAAATCCGTCAGGCGTGCCTCGCGACAACTGCCTGCCGGGCGGCGATTAAGGCCGGCGAGGAACTCAATATGCGGCAGATGGAGATTTTGCTCGATGAGCTTTCTACAACGGCCTTTCCCTATACCTGCCCCCATGGACGCCCTACGATTTTGAAATTCAGCAGTGAAGATTTAGCCAAGATGTTCAAGCGGACAGGCTTTGGCTTTTGA
- a CDS encoding class I SAM-dependent methyltransferase, with protein sequence MNENKLPAIATTGRKWNRPSEKLAREMAERLHIPYAERGRTNIPELCQSYDAKFALVAKKGLLTLVTPEAELFFHPNMAHLRLKNLRFGDGDRMAEAMDLKPGMDVLDCTLGFGADAIVASSVVGDSGSVTGLESQPLIEAVVGYGLANYTNDTDTVIAAMRRVKTVCTEAYDYLKAQPDNSVDVIYFDPMFRHPFAESKNIAPLRPVANKNPLTLETIAEARRVARHRIVLKESSKSREFARLGFTERAGGRYSKVQYGVMRLR encoded by the coding sequence TTGAACGAAAATAAATTGCCGGCCATAGCGACCACTGGCCGCAAATGGAACCGCCCCAGTGAAAAACTGGCCCGGGAAATGGCAGAGCGGCTGCATATTCCCTACGCCGAACGCGGGCGCACGAATATACCCGAGCTTTGCCAGAGTTATGACGCCAAGTTTGCATTGGTGGCGAAAAAAGGCCTGCTGACGCTCGTGACGCCGGAAGCAGAACTTTTCTTTCATCCAAATATGGCCCATCTGCGCTTGAAAAACCTGCGCTTCGGTGATGGCGACCGCATGGCCGAAGCCATGGACTTAAAGCCGGGCATGGATGTGCTCGACTGTACATTGGGGTTCGGCGCCGATGCCATTGTGGCCAGCTCCGTGGTTGGCGACAGCGGCAGCGTTACGGGCCTTGAATCCCAGCCGCTCATTGAAGCGGTGGTGGGTTATGGTTTGGCTAACTACACTAACGATACGGACACAGTGATTGCCGCCATGCGCCGGGTAAAGACCGTCTGCACCGAGGCTTACGATTATCTCAAAGCCCAGCCGGACAACTCCGTGGATGTCATCTACTTTGACCCCATGTTCCGCCATCCCTTCGCGGAAAGCAAGAACATTGCGCCTTTGCGCCCCGTGGCCAATAAAAATCCGCTGACCTTAGAGACAATCGCCGAAGCCCGCAGAGTGGCAAGGCACCGCATTGTACTCAAAGAATCCAGCAAGAGCCGCGAATTTGCCCGACTGGGATTTACGGAACGGGCAGGCGGCCGATACAGCAAAGTACAGTACGGCGTCATGCGGCTGCGGTGA
- a CDS encoding OFA family MFS transporter, producing MRNRWLIALAAVGIHISIGSVYAWSVLTRPIMAEMGFSLSETTWTFSLAILFLGMSAGFLGRFVEKHGPKKSGLLSMSFFGTGMFGTALAFYLHSLPLLYLFYGVIGGIGLGVGYITPVSTLVKYFPNHRGFATGLAIMGFGFAALIAGPVMQYLTAQFGLVENFLILGTVYMVLIGASAMYLQPPVLPEGSSVVKKLQHGATAAEAIKTWQFGALWWIFFVNITCGIGLLAVASPMAQQVTGMDAAQAASMVGIIGLLNGGGRILWSTLSDYLGRGLTYMVFFALETAAFWLLAGTRDAMLFQMLVFLIISCYGGGFSCMPAYLSDIFGTKELSAIHGRVLTAWGVAGVVGPTIVAWFWEHTHSYADTLYFFGACFVLNLLIATALKFYGNTAAVPVQTPQVH from the coding sequence ATGCGGAATCGTTGGTTGATTGCTCTGGCTGCAGTGGGAATTCATATTTCCATCGGCAGCGTCTATGCCTGGAGTGTACTGACCCGTCCGATTATGGCGGAAATGGGCTTTAGTCTGTCGGAGACGACTTGGACGTTTTCTTTGGCTATTCTGTTTTTGGGCATGTCCGCAGGTTTCTTGGGGCGGTTTGTGGAAAAACATGGTCCGAAGAAAAGCGGTCTTTTGTCCATGTCTTTCTTTGGGACAGGGATGTTCGGCACGGCGCTGGCTTTTTATCTTCACAGCCTGCCGCTGCTCTATCTTTTCTATGGTGTGATTGGCGGCATCGGTTTGGGCGTGGGCTACATTACGCCGGTATCGACTTTGGTTAAGTATTTCCCCAATCACCGCGGTTTTGCCACGGGGCTGGCCATTATGGGCTTTGGCTTTGCGGCACTCATTGCCGGGCCGGTGATGCAGTATCTGACGGCGCAGTTTGGTCTGGTGGAAAATTTCTTGATTCTGGGCACGGTCTATATGGTGCTGATTGGCGCGTCGGCTATGTATCTGCAGCCGCCGGTACTGCCGGAAGGAAGTTCTGTAGTCAAGAAACTGCAGCATGGTGCAACGGCGGCCGAAGCCATTAAGACCTGGCAGTTCGGTGCGCTTTGGTGGATATTCTTTGTCAACATTACCTGCGGCATTGGCCTGTTGGCGGTGGCTTCGCCGATGGCCCAGCAGGTCACGGGCATGGATGCGGCACAGGCAGCTTCGATGGTGGGTATTATCGGTCTCTTAAATGGCGGCGGGCGCATCCTTTGGTCAACACTTTCGGATTATCTGGGCCGCGGGCTTACTTATATGGTGTTCTTTGCGCTGGAAACAGCTGCGTTCTGGCTGTTGGCAGGCACCCGTGATGCTATGCTGTTCCAAATGCTGGTGTTTCTGATTATCAGCTGCTACGGCGGCGGCTTTTCCTGCATGCCGGCGTATCTTTCCGATATCTTTGGCACGAAAGAACTCAGCGCCATCCACGGCCGCGTGCTCACCGCCTGGGGCGTAGCTGGTGTAGTGGGGCCGACCATCGTAGCGTGGTTTTGGGAACACACCCATAGTTATGCAGATACCTTGTACTTCTTTGGCGCTTGCTTTGTGCTGAATCTTTTGATTGCCACGGCGTTGAAATTCTATGGCAATACGGCGGCAGTGCCGGTGCAGACGCCGCAGGTTCATTAA